AGCGCTACCACTGGCAATCGTTTGTCCATCAGGACTGAGGGCGATCGCATAAACTCCATCTCTATGTCCTTCAAGAGTATGCAGCAATTCCCCTGTTTCTAGTTGCCAAATTTTTATGGTTTTATCCCGACTTCCACTGACAAGAATTTTGCGATCACTACTCATCGCTAAAGAACACACAATATGACTATGACCTGTAAGAGTATTTAACAATTGGGCATTTGGAGTCTTCCCCTCTTGTTGGCAAACTTGCCATACCTTAATTTTGCGGTAACTGCCTGTAACTAAAATTTCTCCGTCTTGGCTCAAAGCTAGAGAATGAGCAGCAGTATCATCCAAAGAGAGGGCAACTATAACGCGACGTTGCATTAAGTCCCAAAAGCAAATTGTTCTGTCGTCTCCTCCTGTTGCCAACAGGCGTCCGTCTGGAGTAAAAGCAACACACCGTACCATGCCATTATGTTTGTGCAAAATATCGATCAAATCCCTAGCACCAACATGCCACATCTTGATCGTAGAATCTGCACCTGCACTTACCAAAGTATGACCGTCTGGACTGAAAGCAAGAGCATTGACTTCATCTACTAGTCCAGACAACATCCAGGGATGTTCAGATAAAGTACCTACTAGTTCTCCCTTTGTCAAATCCCACAATTTTGTTTCTCCGCGACTTCCACTTGCTACTAAAGTAGAATTGCCGCTATTTTCGCTTCCTGGATAGAAAGCAAGACAGTTTATACCTCTACTATGTCCTTTCAGTGTTTGCCAACATTCCCAATCGCCGATTATGCCTTTGAGAGGATGTTCTGGTGGCACAGTTTGAGTTTTTTCTGGCACAAACATTTCATCAAATAATGATGGCGTATCTTGTTTGCTAATTCCTGTTGCTAAATACCAACTCAATCCACCTGCATACAGCAATTGACTGGGAGATACATAAATTTTTGGTTCACTAAATTCAATTTGATTTGTTGGTAAAAAACCAGTCACTATCGCTTGTTTCTCGTAACCTCTCTCACCATTAAATGGATAAAACAGACAGACAAAAATTAATACACTGTAATCTCTTAAATCTTCTTGAGCGACTGACCATTTAACTTTATCTTTTTTAATTCCATTAAAACTTTCTCCATCAGCCACACAAACAAGAATTTTATTTTTGGGATTGTCTACTAGTAAATAAGGAAATTTGCTTTCACCACGTAAATTTCCTTCATCATCTAAAACCATACTTTTTACAGCATCTTGTGGTAATTTTTTCACAGATTTTCCCAAACGTTGAGACATGACTTGATCAACAATTTGCTCTCGCAAAATATAATCTTCTACTTGCTGCTGAAAGTATGCTGAAAAAGGTATATTCCAATCGGAAAATTCTGGATAATCAGGTGGTATGGGAGGTGGATTTTTACCAAGAATTTCTGCTTGTTGGCAAGCAACTATTAACATTTTTTCCAGTGCTTCGCCCGAAAATGCCATGATTTCAGTGTGGCAACCTCTGACTTGAGTTTCCAGCAAAGATACGTCATGAGTCCTTGGTTTTTTCACCCGTTGAAGGAAATCAGCTTGTTGAGCTTTGAGTAAGCTAATCCAATCCATCGAAAACCTCACAAGGGTACTGCAACCTTATAGCGCCAGTAATTAGTTGTGCAGAGAATTTAATGAAATTAGAAGAAACAATAAGTCATAAATGAGCAATTTCCATAATTAAATCTATGGAATTTAAAATAGATTTTTTGTTATTCCATGAATCTAATAACTTGATTTTATCAGTCAAGTTAAATTTCCCCACCAAAATAATCACGATTTGTATCTCCAGGTAACTTAATTAAAGATCGGTATATAGCACCCCTTAAAGGTTAAATTTTAATCTGTCAATTTGGACACAGACTTTTTCCTGCTAATTCATCAAAAAGCTACTGCATATCTACGTTATGCTATACAGAGCCAACAGTTCAAGTTGATTAACTAGAGTTAACAACTAGTCAATTATATTATTGGTATGCATGGACAAACACAACTACTCACCAGATATTGATATCGTAGGTAACAAATTCAGGCTTAATAAATTAGCTGATAGCAGTTTATTCTAACGAACCAGGAAAAGAAAATACTGTTCGCACAGAAGCAGTTGCTGAGGAAAAATGGTGAGACGCGATCGCTTGATTTTATTCTCACCTGAGTATGTGTGATCAGATATTTATAATGGCAAGCATGAGGTGATTGTCGAATGGAAAAACTAGCGCAATAAGATATTGTACTAGGATTCAGCCTCTCTTAATGCGGCAATTTAGTAAGTATGCTGTGAGTTAGTAAAGTTTTAAAGGAATCATGGTAGTAATATAACACCTATAACCAACTCAATCATTGCAGAAGTTACTTGTCGGTTAGTAGCCTTACTCAACCCTGAAGAAATTATCCTATTTGGTTCCTATGTATAGGGAACCCCCCATCAGTACAACGATCTAGATTTATGTATTATTTTACCGAATGATATACCAGACTTTGACCGGATTGAATGGGGAGTAAAGGCAATAAATGCTCTTGATGACCTGATGATTGATGTCGATGTTCTCATTAAAACCAAAACTGATGTAGCAACATTTAAAACAGTTCCTGCATCCCTTACTAGAAAAATATTAGAACAAGGTAAATTACTCTACAGAAAACGCAAAACGCATTCTGGTACATTTTTGGTTGAAAAAAGCTCAACGTGATTTGAGTGCAGCACAAAAATTAGCTCAAGAATTATCGGTTATAGCAATTTATCATTGTTAGCAAGGAGCAGAAAAAGCACTTAAAGGCTTCCTTGTTTTTCACGATACTGATCCAGGAGATACTCATAACATTAACACTTTAGTGAAATTAGCTTCCACATTTAAACCAGAATTTGCAACAGTCTTAAAAGCAGCAGGATATTTAAGTCTATATAACCAAACATATCGCTATTCAATGGAAGCAACAGAAGATTTTAACCCTACTCCTGGAGAATTAAAGCAGGCCTATAAATTGGCAATGGAACTTTATAGAAATGTAATTAATTCTATGTCTCATGAAATTACTAAAAAATCTTAAAATATAATGCCGATTCAAGTAATATTTGCGACAGATAACCCCACCCGCCTAACGGCACCCTGCCTTTAGCAAAGGGAGGGTTGGGGTGGGGTCTTATATAATCCATGTGTTGTATTCTTTTCTCAAATTGGTATAAGTCTGGATTAACCGGGATAAAATTCAAAATCCAAAATTGAATGGTTACTCAGACAACTGCCAAATTTTGATAGTCGCGTCAGTACTACCACTAGCTAAAGTTTTGCCATCAGGGCTAAACGCGACTGATCGAACCCTTCAGAATACTCTTAAAGAGATTACGCGGTTTGACCTTTCTCAGTCGATGTCTCCTCTGCACCACCTTTCAAACGGCTGGCCGTACTTTTACGGACACGTTCGCTTTTGCGAACACCACCCGCCATTTCATACTCGCGGCTATCTTTGCCATACTTAAAGGCAACTCCAATCAACATTTTGTCCATGAGTTCGCCTAAGGTTTTTTCCAACTCTTGAATCTCTATTCTAGAACAGTCAATCACCGCTAGAGCAGTATTATAGGCATCAATTTTTGTACGTAACTGTTCCATTAGTTGTGTCATATTTTGGAGATTGCGAGTATCCCCAAAATCCATGTTTGAATCAATCGCTCTTAGTCCACAGAATCTTAATTGAGCTTTTTCCAGAATCCGAGATGTGCGTCTTTGACGAGTCATAGATATGCTCCTAAAAAAAGATTATAGAGCTAGCTTGCCTTACTAAAGCTGAATTCTAAATCAGCAGAATTAGCATATTATTGTATTTTTTCTAACAATATTTTGTGTTTATTTTGGTGATTTCTCTTAAGTATTGCTGTTGTCTAAACAGATTACCCTACCGCTATGCCATTTTTTGTTAGAGGTTGTGAGAAGTTATTTTTTTCTAAGCAGATGCATGAAATTATCGTGATCTAACGACAGAAGTTCGTGATCTAACGACACAAGTTTGTGATCTAACGACAGCTTGTTGGGGAATAGCGATCGCTCATTTTTATTCTGGGCTGAGTATGTGCGATCGCAACATTTATAATGTCGAGCTTGAGGCAATTAAGATTATGAAAAGCAATCTCGACAATGTGAATATATCTGTGTGAAACAACACAGAGGACAAGAGGATGGAACAAAATCCAAAAGTCATGACTCAGCCAAAAATTTTGTGGTTGCAAGTTTGGAGTTTAGCTGGAGTGCAGGGAGCAATTATCATCTGTTGGTTGATTTATAACCTGTATTTACCCAAACTGCTAGTTGGGTTTGACTTTCCTGAGTCTTTGGCAGTAGGAATAATTATTTTAGAAAATGCCTTGGCGGTAGTTATGGAACCACTCATGGGTGCGCTTTGTGATCAAGCCAAGTATCGAGTCGGAAGCAGTTTCCCTTTTATTACCTTGGGAGTTATCCTCTCTTCGGTTTTGTTTATTGCTATCCCCTGTATCGTTACCTTTGTCCCACCATCAGATGTGACAAGATTACTGTTACCTTTAGCATTGGTGGCGTGGGCGTTAGCAATGACGGTATTTCGCAGCCCAATCTTTGCATTATTAGTTTACTACGCAATACCACCTCAGTTACCTTCAGCACTCAGCGTCGTGATTTTCGTAGGTGGAGTAGCTGGTGCGTTCAGAGCGGTAGCCAGTAATTTTATTCTCAGTTTAGGGCCAATTTTTACCTTTGTAATTGGTTCTTTTACTCTTTTAGGGGCGGCGGCGACATTACGCTTGTTTAACCCACCAGATTCACCGATAGATCAAATACAAACACGGACAAACCTAGAACAATTTCTCCGGTCATTAGCTTTAATTTTAGGTACTGGGGTTGGTATAGCTTTGGGTTCCCGATTATTGATGGATGCTTTGAGTAAACTGCTCAAGGTTAATTTAAATACTGATAATGTTGATGGTTTAATGTTGATCATCAACCTTACTATAGCGTTTGCATTTATACCAGCAGGAGCATTGGCTGTGAAAATTAGTAATCGTGTAGCCATGATTATTGGTGTTGGGATCACTACTATATTTTTGATGATAATTTTATATTTAGGCACATATATTCCTGTAATATTACTAGGTGTATGTGGCTTTAGTTTAATATTTAACGGTGGCATTCCCTTTTATTTTTCGCTAGTGCGTCCTCGTTGGGCAGGATTAGCGGTAGGAATGTATTTTGCGGGATTTGCCTTAGTAGGAAGTTTATTTCCGGTAGTATTTCCTCAACCACAGTTAATTACACCAGAAATTGGGGTTTGGGTAAGTGCGATCGCATTTGTGTTTGCGGGTATATGTGTCGCTTCAAGCCGCACACCCAGCGAAGAATTAGAAGGGTAATTCGTTATATAATTTCTGATTGGATAGATCCCCGACTTTTTTAAAAAAGTCGGGGATCTGGCAGAGCCGATCATAATTAATCCGATAAACTACTAAGGTGTGGTAGTGGGGGATGGTGTGGTAGTACCTGTGGTTTGATCTGCAAGTGATTGAGCTTGCTGCAAGTGCTGTTGAAGAGTTGGTAATGTTTTAGTAGCAAAAGCTTGTAGGTCAGGATCTTGTCCTTTCCCAGCTTCATTTTGGAACAAGGAAATTGTCTTTTGGTGATCTTGCACCATCTGATTCATATATGCTTGATCAAAATCTGCACCAGATAGCTTGGACAGGTTAGCTGCTACTTGTTTATTTTGTTCACCAACGCTTTGTGGTACGGTAAGTTTTTTCTGTGCAGCTAACTGTTTAAGTTGATTTTGAGCTTGAGTATGATCTGTGATCATCTGTTGACCATACTGCTTGACTTCAGCGCTTGCTGCTTTTTTTTGCGCTAGTTGCCCAAGCTCAATTTCTGCCAAATTACCTTGTGTGGCTTGAGTTACAAACTCTTGATTGGAGATAGGGGTAGTGTTTTGATTAGTGGGAGTGGTTGTCTGGGTAATTGGGGTAGTAGATTGGGGCGTAGCTGGGTAGGTTTGGGTTGTACCTGTTTGAGTCGCCGTTTCATTTGGTTGAGTTGCACTTTGGTCTGACTGATTTGTTGTAGTGCAACCAGCAGTGGTCGATAAAGCAACAAGTACAGCTGTAAAAAGTGTTACTGGTTTAAGCATACTTTCCGTTCCTCCTAGCAAGAATATTTTTGTTCACTTTAAACCAACTTCAGATTGTTATTGGGAATAAACACAGCAGACGTGCCTTCTTCGACGACTCTACGACAAGGGCTACAGCCTGGGAATGCAAAAACTAACAAACAAAAAATTCATTACAACTAAAGCAATGTCTTTTGTGCATATGGAAAGTAAAAAATACTTCATAGTTAAGGGCAGCCAAAACTAAGAATTAATGACTGCCGACAAGAAATAGACATGCTATTTGTGTGTATAACTATCTGAGCTTTTCAGTCAATCTTAAAAAACTAAAATCTTTCTTTCCTCTAACTTATGATGGTGAAACTTTATTTACCACTACTCCTTCAGGAATAGACTATGTGAAATTTAAATGTAATTTTGAATACAGGTTTAGGTTTTAACCAAACTATTTCTGCACCATTAAAGCGTATTATCCCAATATTTAGTTAAAAAGATTTTTTTTCTATCCAAAGAATGAGTATTGATTTAAACATTTATTTAGCAAAATGTGTCACAGGAGACATGATATGTATCCCACTTTTTGAGCCAAGATAAAGCAGAAAACGTGTACGAGGATGAAAGCCAAAATGGCAAAAATACAGCAGGATTGCAGATAGTGGCAATTGAAAATATTCACTGCACTATTATTTGAAAACTACTGTAGAAATTAGGTTGACTTAAAAATTTACAATGGAGGATTTTGTGCAACCTATTTACGATGAATCATATGAGATGGTAGTCCAAGGTGTTGAAGTTGAACAACAGCAGGAAGAATATTATCCAGTTAAATTAATTACGAGTTTGGGTACAATTCACTGTCGTTACTATTCAGTTCCAAGCAGCGAGAAAGCAGTAATTTGGGTTGGGGGTATCGGTGGTGGTTGGGATACACCTGCTCGTGGACTTTACCCCCTACTTTGTCAGCAGTTAATCAAGGATGGCATAGCTTCTTTGAGAGTACGTTTCCGCTATCCAACACAATTAACAGACTCTATTATGGATGTATTAGCTGGTATTAGCTACTTACATGAGGAGGGTATTAAAAATTTTGCTCTTGTTGGTCATTCTTTTGGAGGTGCGGTAGTTATACAGGCTGCTACCCAATCTCCAGATGTCAGCACTGTTGTCACCCTTGCTACTCAATCCTACGGCACAGATGTAGTTTCTGAACTAGCAACCCAGTGTTCGCTATTATTGTTGCATGGTACGGCGGATCAGGTACTACCACCCTATTGCTCCCAAAGTGTTTATCAACTTGCCCTGCAACCCAAACGCCTAATTCTGTATCCTAATGCCGGTCATGGTTTAGATGAAGTGGCTGATGAAGTTACTCAAGTTGTCCGGGATTGGATCGTTGACCAGTTAAATAGTTCTTCAGTACGTGTACTTTAGTCTTTGCAATTCACTTTAAATAATTTTACTAAAACTATAAACAAATATAAATGTTTATAGTCTTTTTATTAAGTGATTAAATTATCGTCAGAAAATGCAAGATTACTTTAGAATACACTTGAATTTACACAAAAAAATTAAGATAAAAATATTCCTTAAGTATGATACCGTCAAGCTACAAGGAAGAAGCTACCATTTTTTATCTGATTGATAATTTAATATATTTTAAATACACTCTCATGAAAAATAGAGGCTAAAGTAAAGAATAAGGGTGAAAAGATAGTCAACTTGATCTATTAGCTTTACAAGAAAACATCGACTTTATGTTTATTCAAGATTTATTAATTTGCTTACAAATTACAGCAGATATCTTCAAACACAAAAAGCCTTCTGATTGTCTATCAAATCTTCCCTGTCATTGTTCTAATCCAGGAAAAAAACTAGAGTGTGAAGATTGTGAATATCTAGAGGCTTGTTTATCTGCTTTTCCACCGATTGATTCCCAAATAGCAGCATCAAATTTGTCTACATCGCCTGTTTCCGCTAGGAGCTGCTCGTCGTCGTGT
Above is a genomic segment from Fischerella sp. JS2 containing:
- a CDS encoding WD40 repeat domain-containing protein, producing MDWISLLKAQQADFLQRVKKPRTHDVSLLETQVRGCHTEIMAFSGEALEKMLIVACQQAEILGKNPPPIPPDYPEFSDWNIPFSAYFQQQVEDYILREQIVDQVMSQRLGKSVKKLPQDAVKSMVLDDEGNLRGESKFPYLLVDNPKNKILVCVADGESFNGIKKDKVKWSVAQEDLRDYSVLIFVCLFYPFNGERGYEKQAIVTGFLPTNQIEFSEPKIYVSPSQLLYAGGLSWYLATGISKQDTPSLFDEMFVPEKTQTVPPEHPLKGIIGDWECWQTLKGHSRGINCLAFYPGSENSGNSTLVASGSRGETKLWDLTKGELVGTLSEHPWMLSGLVDEVNALAFSPDGHTLVSAGADSTIKMWHVGARDLIDILHKHNGMVRCVAFTPDGRLLATGGDDRTICFWDLMQRRVIVALSLDDTAAHSLALSQDGEILVTGSYRKIKVWQVCQQEGKTPNAQLLNTLTGHSHIVCSLAMSSDRKILVSGSRDKTIKIWQLETGELLHTLEGHRDGVYAIALSPDGQTIASGSADKTIKLWHLQTGELLGTFTGHLHTVTAVAFSTSGEILVSGSLDKTIKIWQRS
- a CDS encoding MFS transporter, producing the protein MEQNPKVMTQPKILWLQVWSLAGVQGAIIICWLIYNLYLPKLLVGFDFPESLAVGIIILENALAVVMEPLMGALCDQAKYRVGSSFPFITLGVILSSVLFIAIPCIVTFVPPSDVTRLLLPLALVAWALAMTVFRSPIFALLVYYAIPPQLPSALSVVIFVGGVAGAFRAVASNFILSLGPIFTFVIGSFTLLGAAATLRLFNPPDSPIDQIQTRTNLEQFLRSLALILGTGVGIALGSRLLMDALSKLLKVNLNTDNVDGLMLIINLTIAFAFIPAGALAVKISNRVAMIIGVGITTIFLMIILYLGTYIPVILLGVCGFSLIFNGGIPFYFSLVRPRWAGLAVGMYFAGFALVGSLFPVVFPQPQLITPEIGVWVSAIAFVFAGICVASSRTPSEELEG
- a CDS encoding DUF4142 domain-containing protein, which translates into the protein MLKPVTLFTAVLVALSTTAGCTTTNQSDQSATQPNETATQTGTTQTYPATPQSTTPITQTTTPTNQNTTPISNQEFVTQATQGNLAEIELGQLAQKKAASAEVKQYGQQMITDHTQAQNQLKQLAAQKKLTVPQSVGEQNKQVAANLSKLSGADFDQAYMNQMVQDHQKTISLFQNEAGKGQDPDLQAFATKTLPTLQQHLQQAQSLADQTTGTTTPSPTTTP
- a CDS encoding dienelactone hydrolase family protein, producing the protein MQPIYDESYEMVVQGVEVEQQQEEYYPVKLITSLGTIHCRYYSVPSSEKAVIWVGGIGGGWDTPARGLYPLLCQQLIKDGIASLRVRFRYPTQLTDSIMDVLAGISYLHEEGIKNFALVGHSFGGAVVIQAATQSPDVSTVVTLATQSYGTDVVSELATQCSLLLLHGTADQVLPPYCSQSVYQLALQPKRLILYPNAGHGLDEVADEVTQVVRDWIVDQLNSSSVRVL